The genomic window TGCTGAAGTACAAAATACTTCCACCGACATTCTAGGTATAGACCTTGGAATCAAAGACACAATCACATTGAGCGATGGCAAGAAATATAAAATGCCAGACCTTTCAAAATACGAGAGACAGATCAAAAGACTTCACAGACGATTATCCAGGAAACAGAGAGGTTCAAAGAACTGGGAAAAAGCACGTTTGTGTCTTGCAAAGCTGTACGAGAAAATAGTCAACATAAAAAACGACTGGCTTCACAAGATCACACACGATCTTGTCAGCGAAAGCCAAGCTGGAAAGATCGTGGTGGAAGATCTCAACATCAAAGGTATGGTTCAAAACCACAGACTTGCCAGGCACATCCACATGCAGTCGTGGAGGAGATTCTTAGAACTTCTCGAGTACAAGGCAAAGCGCTGTGGAATCGAAGTGATAAAAGCGAACAGATACTATCCCTCAAGTCAGATGTGCAGTGAATGCGGATACATAAACAAAGAAGTCAAAGACCTGAGCGTTAGAGAATGGACGTGTCCTGTATGTGGAGCGCATCACGATAGAGACGTGAACGCTGCGAAGAATTTGGTCAGGTACGGCTTGATGCTTTCAATAGGGCGGGAACCGTCCGAATTTACGCCTGTGGACAGTGCTCTGGCGGCGGAACCCGAAAGGGGTCT from Thermotoga sp. Mc24 includes these protein-coding regions:
- a CDS encoding RNA-guided endonuclease TnpB family protein; its protein translation is AEVQNTSTDILGIDLGIKDTITLSDGKKYKMPDLSKYERQIKRLHRRLSRKQRGSKNWEKARLCLAKLYEKIVNIKNDWLHKITHDLVSESQAGKIVVEDLNIKGMVQNHRLARHIHMQSWRRFLELLEYKAKRCGIEVIKANRYYPSSQMCSECGYINKEVKDLSVREWTCPVCGAHHDRDVNAAKNLVRYGLMLSIGREPSEFTPVDSALAAEPERGLRAITG